The Terriglobus roseus region ACAGCGCCTTCCACTGCTTTCTGCCGAGCACAAAAAACCGCATCAGCGAAGGAAGCAATAGAAATGCCTTCGTAAGAGGCGAACGCGCATTCTGCGGCAAATGAAACTCAAACGCGTCCAGCCGCTCAACTGTAAAGCCGTTGGACTCGACGGCCATATTGTCCCACGCGCGCGCTGTCTCTTGGTCCACCTTCCAGTTGTCTGCAACCACGACTACTCTGAAACCCCGAAACTGGCGCAGCAATCCCAAATAAATCTGGACCACCCCCCCGTGATATCCCGGAGCGAAGTATGGCGCGACAAAGAGCAGGAGCGGACGTTCGTCAGGCATCGATCAAGCACTCTTCCTTCGCCTGCGCATCGGATGGCGACGGACGCCTCTTCACGATAGTGGCAGGCACACCCATAACCGTTACTCCAGCAGGAACGTCGCGAGTCACAAGCGAGTTGGCGGCGATCCGCGCACCATCACCGATCACAATAGGACCGATGAGCACGGCACCCGTTCCCACATATACGTTGTCACCCAGACGTGGAACCCCGCGCGAGCCAACCCCTCGAGTCCCCAGGGTGACGTGATGCGCCAGATCGCAATTGCTGCCAATCACGACATCGGGATGGAGAGTGATGCCTCCACAATGCGCGATCAGCAACCCTGGTCCGATCTGTGCCTGAACATTCAATCGCATCTGAAGGAACGCTTCAATGAATGTTGAGCCCAGTAGGTGGACCACCTTGGCTGGCAACCAAAGGACCCTGGCCTTATGGGGAGCATAAATCCACCTTCCCATGCGATACCAGAGCAGGCACCACACTGCGGGATTAAGCATCATTCGGCGCCCAGACTCCCCAGAAGCCTTGTACCTGGCGCAATCAGCTTGAAAATCTGAGATCAAATATGCCCCCCAACCAACCCAAGCACGCAGGTCGCCATCTCAAAAGTCCGCATCACGCTGGAATTTTTTTCTCCCGACAAAGAAATAAGTTCCTCGTTTCACAAGGGTTGCACGCAAAATCAACAACTTAGAGGGCCTAATCCAAAAGGTTCCGAAATTGCAATTTGTTGCACACGATCATAGCGATCTAGGGTGTCACAGGTCTCGCCTCGTTGCGCGACGTGAGTCATTTCTTGTGTCAAAGACGGAGTCAGCAATATGCAGGTTCGCAGTACCTCCAACCATTTCTTGCAGTGTGTTTTGGTCAGGCCGACCGCACAAGTAGTTCTTTTGGTCGCGCTTTTTGCTTCATTCGGGTTGGTTAGTGGCTGCGGAGCGGGCTATGGAGTAATAGCCTCCCCTTCGAGCACGTCCGTCACACTGAATGCAGGCCAAATGGTTCAGATCCCGCAAACCACCACACATTCGTCCAAGTGGGTGCTGAGCGGTATTGGGTGCAATGGAGCGAACTGCGGAACGGTCGAGCCAAGCCTTAACTCCATCATCTATACGGCTCCCGCGACGGTTCAGTCGCAGATCCACGTGACAGCAGCGACCGACGACACGACCGGCAAGTTTGATGCAACCGTCAACCCTGCGCTCAAAGTCAGTGCATCGCTTAAGAGTGCCACCGTCAACACGGCGTACACAGCAACCGTATCGACCAGCGGTGGATCAAGCCCAACACATATCGCGCTTTCATCTGGCGCCCTTCCCGCCGGTATGCAGTTCAATGCATCGAACGGTCAGATCTCTGGAACACCAACCACTGTGGGCGACTATCCTGTGACCTTCCAGGCGACCGATGCCAGTGTGGCCGGCACAGCCACGACGGTCCAGACCACCTTTCACGTACTCGCCGACTCGCAAACTTCCCCCATCAATATCACCACGTCGTCGCTCGACGTGGGCATCGTAAACCTTGCTTATAGCGCGGTATTGACTGCCAATGGTGGGACGACTCCATATACCTGGACCATCGCCTCCGGCTCTTTGCCTGCGGGGATCGCGCTTAGCGGCGACGGAGTGATAAGCGGAACGCCCACCACCGCTGGCACCTCCACCTTTACGGCACAGATCACCGATAGCTCCGGCTTAAGCAGCTCCGTACCGCTAACACTACTCATTCTCAATACCGGCGCTCCTTCTACACCACTGACAATCAGCGCACCCCCTGCGGGCACTGTGGGGACCGCTTACACCGGGACAATCGGCGTGTCAGGCGGCTTAGCTCCGTATAGCTGTTCCGTTGCTGCGGGACTCCTCCCAGATGGCCTTGTTCTGAATGGGTGCGTCCTCACCGGTACGCCTACCACTGCAGGCAGCTATCCATTTGACATCACTGCGACGGACGCTGCTTCTCCCTCGAATTCGTTTACCGCAACCATCGTTGTCAACATCGTCGCAGCAGCCACACAGCTTACGATCGGGCCTCCAGCATCCGCTACCGCCGGTGTCCCCTACAACGGCTCCATCTCAGTCAGCGGAGGCAAAGGTCCATATACCTGCTCGATCATCAGCGGGTCACTGCCGGCAGGCATCACTCAAAACAACTGCGCTCTGCAAGGAACTCCTTCGGCATCGGGTACCTTCCCGATTCGAGTCAACGCTACCGACTCCAGCAGTCCTGCGAACACCGCGACGGCAACGTTCTCCCTGGTCGTCAGCGCCGGTGCGGGACAACTAACTCTCGCGTCACCCCAGGCAGCAACCGTTGGTGCGACCTACAACGCAGCCATCGGCATTACCGGTGGAACGGCGCCTTATACCTGCTCGATCACCAGTGGAACATTGCCCAACGGACTGAGCCTGAACGGCTGCTCCTTCACAGGCATCCCCACAACGGAAGGCAGCTATCCTCTTGGCGTCAAGGTATCGGACTCTTCCTCAACGCCCATCTCTACGACAGGCAACATCGTCGTTACAGTTGGTTCCGCTGCAGCCTCGCTGGTGATCTCTTCCCCGGCCGCGGGAACGGTTGGAACGGCCTACAGCGGCACCATCGGTGTAAGCGGTGGCACTGCGCCTTACACATGCTCACTCATTGGCGGATCTCTGCCAGCAGGCATCACGCAGAACAACTGTGCTTTGAGGGGAACCCCCACGACATCGGGTAACTTCTCCTTCGCGATCAAGGCCACGGACTCCAGCAGCCCTGCAAATACTCGGACATCAACGCTCTCCCTCGTTGTGAACGCCGCTGCAGGTCAACTCATCCTCACATCACCAGCGGCCGCAACTGTCGGCAAGGCTTATAGCGGTGTGATCGGTGTCACCGGCGGCACTGCACCTTATCGCTGCTCACTCGCCAGCGGCACGCTTCCTGCAGGGCTTGCGCTAAGTGGATGCACGCTGATCGGAACACCAACGACAGCGGGAAGCTATTCGCTCGGGATCAAGGCATCGGACTCTTCCTCAACGCCTATCTCCACAACAGGCAACATCGCCGTTACGGTCAATGCCGCCCCAGTCACGCTGGTCCTCACCTCTCCTGCACCAGCAACGGTTGGAGTGTCGTACAACAGCACAATCGGCGTAAGTGGTGGCACCGCGCCTTATACCTGCACGATCGTCGGCGGAACGCTGCCAGCAGGTATCACGCAGAACAACTGCAGTGTGGCCGGAAACCCCTCGGCATCGGGCACCTTCTCCTTCGCAGTAAGAGCCACGGACTCCGGCAACCCTGCAAATACTCGGACATCAACGCTCTCCTTGGTTGTGAACGCCGCTCCAGGCCAACTCAACATCTCATCACCAGCAGCCGCAACTGTCGGCAAGGCTTATAGCGGTGTGATCGGTGTCACCGGCGGCACTGCACCCTATATGTGCTCGATCGCCAGCGGCACAGTTCCTGCTGGCCTTGCACTGAATGGATGCACCCTCGTGGGTACACCCACAACAGCAGGAAACTATTCGCTCGGAATCAAGGCATCGGACTCTTCCGCAACGCCTATCTCCACAACGGGCAACGTCGTCGTTACAGTCAATGCCGCCCCAGTCACGCTGATCCTCACCTCTCCTGCACCAGCAACCGTTGGAGTGTCGTACAACAGCACCATCGGCATAAGTGGTGGCACCGCGCCTTATACCTGCACAATCACTGGCGGAACGCTGCCAGCGGGTATCACGCAGAACAACTGCGCTCTGACTGGAACCGCTTCGGCATCGGGTACCTTCTCGTTCGCAGTCAGGGCAACGGACTCCAGCAGCCCTGCAAATACTAGGACATCAACGCTCTCCCTCGTTGTGAACCCGGCTGCAGGTCAGCTCATCCTCACAGCGCCAGCGGCCGCGACTGTTGGAAAGGCTTATAGCGGAACGATCGGCGTCAGCGGCGGCACTGCACCCTATCGGTGCTCACTCGTCAGCGGCTCGGTTCCAGCTGGTCTCGCCCTCAACGGATGCACGTTGAACGGCACGCCCACAACAGCGGGAAGCTATTCACTCGGGATCAAGGCATCGGACTCTTCCGCAACCGTGATCTCCACCACCAGCACCATCTTGGTCACAGTCAATGCAGCCCCCGTCACGTTGACTCTGACTGCCCCTGCCGCAGCAACGCAAGGTACCGTCTATAGCGGCATCATCGGCGTAACGGGTGGCACCGCTCCTTACACATGCACGATCACCGGCGGCAATCTGCCAGCGGGCATCACGCAGAACAACTGCGCTCTCACTGGAACGCCCTCAGCATCGGGTACCTTCTCCATCGCAGTCCAGGCAACGGATTCCAGCAGCCCTGCGAATAGCAGAACAGCAACCCTCTCCTTCGTGGTGAACGCAGCAGCAGGCCAACTCACACTGACATCGCCTCCCGCAGCAACCGTTGGCTCCACATACACTGGCAACATCGGCGTTACTGGCGGCACGGCACCGTACACCTGCTCGCTCGTCAGTGGAACAGTTCCTGCAGGCCTCACGCTGAACGGATGCGCAATTGCTGGCACCCCCACAGCATCAGGAAGGTACTCACTCTCGATCAAGGCAACAGACTCTTCCGCAACGCCGATCTCCACAACCGGCAACGTCGTGGTCCGAGTCAACGCAGCCGCCACACTCACCCTGACCTCTCCTGCTGCAGGAACGGTAGGCACCAGCTACAGCGGCACCATCGGCGTACGCGGTGGCACTGCTCCTTACACCTGCTCGCTGACCAGCGGAACAGTTCCTGCTGGACTCACGTTGAGCGGATGCACTCTCATGGGCACTCCGACAACAGCAGGAACTTCGACGCTGGTGATTAGCGCGTCAGACTCCTCTGCAACCCCGGTTACCGCGTCCGGAAACATCACGGTAACAATCAACGCTGCACCGGCCGTGACGCTCACTCTGTCTGCTCCACCTGCGGCCACAGTTGGAACAGCCTACACCGGCACCATCGGCGTAAGCGGTGGCACCGCACCATACACCTGCGCATTGGCCAGTGGCACGGCTCCGGCTGGATTGACACTAAACAATTGCACTCTCTCTGGCACTCCGACAACCGCTGGGTCGTTCATCCTGTCCATCAAGGCATCGGACTCCAGCACCCCGGCCAACAGCACAACAGCGAATGTTACCGCCGTTGTGAATGCAGCGGCGTCAACAACGCCCTCGGGATCTCCGCACATTAACTACACCGATCTGAACATCGGCAGCGGTACGGGCGGCGATAACGGAAACGGCGTATACGTTCGAATCTTCGGTGCCAACTTCGGCTCCAGCCAGGGATCCAGCAACATCACTCTTGGCAATGGTTCGCTCGTTACCAATTGCTCGCTCTGCTCATGGTCCGACACGCAGATCATCGCTCAGGTCGGCTCGGCTGCAAGCACAGGACAGATCGTCGCAACAGTCAACGGTCTACAATCCAACGGAGTTCCGTTCACCGTGACGCCGACGACCATCGTCTTCGTCTCGCCGAATGGCTCTGACTCCAACAACGGTTCGTTCACTTCGCCCTATAAGACATGGCGCGCAGCGTTCAACTCTGTAACCTCCAACGACTCCAAGTCGCCGTCGCAAAACACGGTGATCTATCTGGAGCCAGGAACGGACGTCACCTTCGACGACGGTCGTGGATACAAAGCAGCCATCTCCACAGACAGAGGCGGATCGTCCGCGACCAGCCAGCTTTCGATCGTGGGCTATCCCGGCGGCACCGTGACGGTTGGAAGCTCCTCCATCACGAACGGCGTAAAAGGATGGGGTAACTACATCACCGTCGCAAACCTCACAATCATCGGACAGGTTTCTGCAGTCGATGCTGAGGCAGGCGACGTCCGCATCATCAACAACAGCATCTCCTGCCCCGCTCCGCCATCCGGAGTAGGTGGTACGGCCTGCGTCCTCGGCGAAACCACGGATCCCACCGAAACGTGGGTATTCCAGGGCAACAATGTTCACGACACGGGCGGTAACGTCGATAAGACCTACCACGCTGTCTACTTCTCAAGCAACGTGAACCACGCGGATGTGGGTTGGAACAATGTCGGTCAGAACTTCAAGGGTTACTGCCGCGGCATCATGTTCCACGCAACGCTTGGCGACAACCAGTACGACCTTCACATCCACGACAACATCGTCACCAACTCATACTGCGACGGCATCGCGTTGGCTTCGGTCAATCCTTCGCTGGGAACGGTTGAGGTATACAACAACGTCGTATCGAATGCGGCGCTCGCATCGAACCCCTACGGTGTCGCGAATGAAGCAGGCATCGCCATCAACACGGATCCGGCAGGCGGCGGCAGCAGCGGCAACGTTGAGGTCTACAACAACACCGTCGTGAACGCTGGCGCATATACACTCGGCAACCAGAATGGCTGCTTCGGAGTTGTTCTGAGTGGTGCAGGTATGCACCTCACAAACAACATCTGCGATCAGCCGTCATCCTCGCAGCCCTACATTGAGAAGGGATCGACCAACGTCAGTGGCAGCAACAACCTCTGGTATGGTGCGGGTGCCGCTCCCTCGTGGGACCCCGCTCCAATCACCTTGAATCCGTTGCTGTCGGGGATCTTCTCCTTGCTGGGCTTGTCGCCTGCAAGTGGTGCCGGTACAACGTCGATCATGTCACCGTTCGACATCCTCGGAAATGCACGCGGCTCGCGGCCTTCCGTAGGTGCCTATCAATAAAACAATCTTCAATTCACTGCGTAGGGGCGACAGAAATCTGTCGCCCCACTTTTTTAGATCGCTCCCCGTCCCACCAGAACAACCTTCACTGTCTCAAGCACAATCGCGAAGTCCAGCCAGATAGAGAGATGCTTCACATAGAAGAGGTCATACTCCACCTTGCGGCGCGACTCTTCAATGTTCGATCCATAGTGATAGCGCACCTGCGCCCATCCCGTAAGCCCCGGCAGAACCGAATGACGATGCTGATAGAACGGAATATGTTCTTCAAGAATCGAGCACAGATGAGGCTGCTCCGGCCTGGGCCCAATCAAGCTCATCTCGCCCTTCAGCACATTCAATAGCTGAGGCAGTTCGTCAATACGATACTTGCGCAGATGACGACCCAGAGTCGTGATGCGGTTCGTCTCCTCACCCGCCCAACCAGTGGTCTCGCCTTTTTTAACCGGCGCCATGCTGCGGAACTTCACGATGCTGAACGGACGACCAAAGAGTCCGATTCTTTCTTGCCGGAAGAAGATAGGCCCATCGTTCCGCAAGCGGATCAACAGCGCAGTAACAGCCATCACAGGCGACGCAAGTAACAACAACGTACCAGCCAGCGCCACATCCAGAAACCGTTTCGCAAGCCGCTTCGTCGAGCGGTTCACATAGTGTTCGCTGAAGATGCAATCCTGCGCGCGCAACTGATCCACGCGGACACGCCCCGTGGCACGCTCAAAGAACGTCTGCGCATCTTCAATGAAGTGTCCCGCCATCTTCAAATCAAGAAGCAGAGACAGATTGTCCTCAGACTGAGCCTGTGTGTTCGCCACAATCACGCGATCAAAATGCTCCGCATTGTTCTTCGTGGTATCGAGCGCACAACGTAATTGAGAAGGCAGCGTAATCCGAGCCACTTCCATGTTCCATTCCGGACTGGAAGCAATCACGCCATGCAGCTCACTGGCCTCGTCACCCGAACCAACAATCAGAACCTGCTCACGATTTCTCGGAAGCGCCAATCGCCTGGACAATAGCGTTACAGCCGCAACAATTCCCGCGAACATCACCGTGCGCGAAAGCACAGGCGTAGCAACGGGAATAAGCAGCGAAACAATCGCAAGCAGCAGGAACAGAACGCCGAAGGCGCGCATCACCTGCACCAGCGTCTCGCGCCCCATGCGAACCACATTCAGGTTGTAGAGCTCGTGGTAGTACAGAATCGTCTGGCACAAAAGCCCAACAGCCATCAGCCGCAGCAGACCAAGCACAAGACTGCCGGGGGAACGATTCGGCTCAACAGCTACCAACGGCAGAACAAACAATAACGGTGCCACGATTACCAGCACCACAAAGTCAAACGTAAGAAGAAGGGCGGCCCTCGGTGGGAGGGCCTTTCCGCTTATCTTCATGGTCGTCTCCTAAACGAGTTCCGCAACCACCGGCGCAGACTCTGGCTTCAGAGTGCTGACCGCCTGCTTGATTGCGCTCACAACGCGATCCACTTCGTCATCGCGCAGTTCCGGATAGATGGGCAACGAGAGAACTTCGCGCGCGGCACGTTCTGCCTCAGGCAACGATCCTTCTTCATAGCCAAGCTCTGCGTACATCGGCTGACGGTGCAGCGGAATCGGATAGTGAACAGCCGACTCAATGCCCTGCTCCTTCAGCAGCTGCTGCAGCGCATCACGCTGCGGAACGCGGATCGTGTACTGATGGAAAACGTGCGTACGCCCAGGAGCGGCCTGCGGCAGAACAATCTCTTCCACATCGGCCAAACCTTCGCTGTAACGTGCTGCACGCTCAGCGCGCTTCGTGTTCCACGTATCCAGGTGAGGCAGCTTCACGCGCAACAGCGCGGCCTGCAGCTCGTCCAGGCGGCTGTTCCATCCCAGGAATTCGCTGCGATACTTCTTGGCGCTGCCGTGTGCGCGAGCCATGCGGAGATACTGAGCCTTTTCCGCATCACGCGTAACGATCATGCCGCCATCGCCGTAAGCGCCGAGGTTCTTGCTCGGGAAGAACGAGATGCAGCCATAATCGCCGAAAGAGCAGACCGGAGCGCCGTCATAACGCGCACCCAGAGCCTGAGCCGTATCACCGATAAGCGCCAAACCAAACTTTGTGGCGAATGCACTGATCGCCGTGATGTCCGCAGCCTGACCATACAGATGAACAGCAATCACCGCCTTGGTTGCCGGCGTTACCAGGGACTCAAGCAGCTCCGGATTCATCGTGTACGTGATCGGATCAATGTCGGCAAATACCGGGGTTGCTCCCAGCAGGCTCACCGTGTCCGAAGTCGCCACGAAGGTAAACGCCGGAACAATAACCTCATCGCCAGGGCCAACGCCTGCAGCCTTGAGCGAGAGCAGAAGCGCATCGGTTCCCGACGCAACACCCACTGCATAGCCCACGTTGCAGTACTCGGCCATTTCCTTTTCCAGAGCAGCAACCTCCGGACCAAGAATGAAGTGCTGATGCTGCAGCACACTCTCTATCGCCTTACCGATTCCATCGCGCAGCGAATCGTATTGCCTCTGCAGATTCAGCATCCGTACCGTTTCCATTCCTGTCCCCCATTCGTAGGTGTAGATCACCTTGCTCCCATGCTGTTGCACGTCGGCGGCCAGATCAGGAATCACGCAGATGGGCGGGTTTTCGCCGAAATTCAGGCAGATACGGCCTTTGCAACGCCCTGCCGGGAGCGATCACACAATGCAAGGGTTTGCATACTTTTCGCGCGCATCGGCAGTCGACTTCAGCGGTTACGCAACCTCCCTGGAAGCCATGATCCGGCGCTTTCCTGCAATTCATTGGGACTTTACATGCAGATGCGCCGTGTCTCCCCCTGTTTCTCCAATGGCATGGCAAATGCAATTGCGTTAGTGCGAACCAGTCAACACACGCTTAAGGAGTGCATGAGGATGGCACGTTATCTAATTACGGGAGTCGCCGGTTTTATCGGTTCCTCTCTTGCCCACCACGTGTTGCAGCAAGGCCATGAAGTTATTGGCATCGACAATCTAGTGGGCGGCGATGTCCATAATCTGGATGACATCATTCGAGACATCGACTTCCGCGTGATAGACATCAACGAGACGCTTCGGCTGCGCGAGTGCTGCCGCGGTGTCGATTATGTTCTCCACCAGGCCGCCTTGGCATCTGTGCCACGGTCCATCCGCGAGCCTCAGGTTACGCACGTGGCCAACGTCGACGGAACGCTCAGCGTCCTGATCGCCGCGCGCGATGCCGGCGTAAAGCGTGTTGTCTATGCTGCATCCTCTTCCGCATATGGCGATAAGTCCTCTCACCCAAAGAATGAAGACATGATCCCCTCGCCTCTCTCGCCGTACGCGGCGCAGAAACTGGCGGGTGAGTATTACGTCAAGAGCTTCTGGCACGTCTACGGACTGGAAGGCGTCTGCCTCCGCTATTTCAACGTCTTCGGACCCCGTCAGGGTTCTGACTCGCCTTACTCGGGCGTCATCGCGAAGTTCGCCTCTGAAATTCTGAAGGGCAACACTCCGCTGATCTTCGGCGACGGCAACCAGAGCCGCGACTTCACCTATATCGACAACGTCGTATCGGCCAACATGCTGGCATGCATGGCCCCAGCACAGGACGTTTCAGGACGTGTCTTCAATGTAGGCACTGGCCAGAGCCACTCCTTGAATCAGACGTATGAGCTGATGGCACACTATCTCTCCTTCAAGAAGGCGCCGCTCTACACGGCACCGCGCCTGGGCGATGTGCTGCACTCTGAGGCGGATCTGACGCTGTCGCGCAAGACGCTCGGATACGAGCCGCTGCACAGCTTCAAGGACGGCCTTGCCAAGACAGTGGGATGGTTCCTGGAGCAGGAAGCCTCCGCAATTACAAAGTCCACCCAGTATCGAATGGTGGGCTAACCCCGCAGTAAATTCATCAACGAAAGGCATACCAGCTATGTGCGGAATCGTGGGTTACATCGGTACCAAACCAGTAGTTCCAGTCATCCTGAATGGACTGAAGCGGCTGGAATATCGCGGTTACGACTCGGCTGGCATCGCGCTGGGTGGAGGGGAGAGTGGACTCTCCATCCGGCGCGCTTCGGGCAAGCTTCGCAACCTCGAAGCTCTGCTTGCAGATGATCCTCTACGTGGTGATTACGGCATCGGTCACACGCGCTGGGCAACGCATGGCCGTCCGTCTGAGACCAATGCGCACCCGCATCGTGACTGCTCAGGCTCGCTCGTCGTGGTCCACAACGGGATCATTGAGAACTACCGTGCGCTGAAAGAAGAACTCTCCGCACAGGGCCATGTCTTCCTGACCGAGACTGACACCGAGATCATCGCTCATCTCATCGAAGAGGAAAACACCGTTGCGCGTTGCAACGAGGATATTGATATCCCGTTGGAAGAAGCCGTGCGCCGTGCAGTGCTCAAACTCACAGGTGCATTCGCCATCGGCGTCATCTCGCATGAAGACCCGGGCAAGCTGGTCGCAGCGCGCAGCGGACCTCCCGCCATCGTCGGCTTTGGCGATAACGAATACTTCCTCGCCTCTGACGTTCCGGGTATCCTGCATTACACCCGCGAGATCGTCTTCCTTCAGGACGGTGACCTTGCCGTTCTGACAAAGTCCGGCGTCCGCTTCTCCAACTTCGAAGGAAAGCCCATCGTCCGATCGCCGCAGCATATCTCGTGGGATCCGGCACAGGCAGAAAAGAACGGCTACGCACACTTCATGCTCAAAGAGATTTACGAGCAGCCCCGTGCCGTGCGTGACACGCTTGCAGGTCGACTCTGCAATGCATCCGGTGTCATTGAACTGCCTGAGATCAACGTAAGCCCCGAGACATTCCAATCGGCACAGCGAGTCCTTATCGCATCCTGCGGCACCAGCTGGCATGCAGGTCTTGCTGCAAAGTTCCTTTTGGAACGCATGGCCCGCATCCCCGTGGAAGTGGATTACGCCAGCGAATTCCGGTATCGCGATCCGCTCGTAAGCGGCAGCGACATCGGTTTGCTCATCAGCCAGTCCGGTGAAACCGCAGACACGCTCGCCGCACAGGCAGAGATGATTGCAAAAGGCTCGCAGACCGTAGCTATCTGCAACGTAGTCGGAGCTGCGCTTACTCGCAAG contains the following coding sequences:
- the glmS gene encoding glutamine--fructose-6-phosphate transaminase (isomerizing), which encodes MCGIVGYIGTKPVVPVILNGLKRLEYRGYDSAGIALGGGESGLSIRRASGKLRNLEALLADDPLRGDYGIGHTRWATHGRPSETNAHPHRDCSGSLVVVHNGIIENYRALKEELSAQGHVFLTETDTEIIAHLIEEENTVARCNEDIDIPLEEAVRRAVLKLTGAFAIGVISHEDPGKLVAARSGPPAIVGFGDNEYFLASDVPGILHYTREIVFLQDGDLAVLTKSGVRFSNFEGKPIVRSPQHISWDPAQAEKNGYAHFMLKEIYEQPRAVRDTLAGRLCNASGVIELPEINVSPETFQSAQRVLIASCGTSWHAGLAAKFLLERMARIPVEVDYASEFRYRDPLVSGSDIGLLISQSGETADTLAAQAEMIAKGSQTVAICNVVGAALTRKAVGTITTNAGPEIGVASTKAFTAQLAALLAFSLYAAQSRGTMTPEEIQALSQDLLKLPALMETALRSCQPVCESLAEIFANASDFLFLGRGIHYPIALEGALKLKEISYVHAEGYPAGEMKHGPNALVDETLPVVCVATKDIHDPTSVLKYEKTLSNIQEVTARGGRVIAIAVEGDNEIAKLVEHTIYVPQAREVLLPLIEVIPLQLLAYHIAVKRGCDVDQPRNLAKSVTVE